The genome window TGCTTGCCTTTCCAGTCTTTATATCCTGTTCTCTCTTCTTTATTATGCCTCTCAGAATCGATCGGATCTCTCTATCAATTGCTTTTATTCTCTTGTTCTTTGgggtgggaagaaacctgtttgaCAGCAATTATTAGTAGCCGTATCCTACGAATCATTCGAAAACTCGCATAATTTATGAGCTCAATACAATACTGTGATTAGAAATGTGTAGCAGCTTCGAAGTCTTTGAGATGAAGATTTGAAATGTGCATGCAAGGCATCAATGGACCACCTACTGTCTCGGATCATCAAATCAATGATCCTTTCAACATAACTAAATTCTGATGTTTCTTCCTTTAAAGCTTCGTTCAACAACAAGGAATTGAGTAGGAGAAGGACTCACCTGTACCCTGGGACATAAAGATTTTGGACAACCTGAATAAGGAGCTCAGCCTGCTCAGCTTGAAGTTGGAAAATTGGCCTTCCTTCTTCGTAGCTGCTACCGAAGGCAGTTCGTGAAATGACATCTCCAGTGAAGCTTTGGAGCTCAGGCCAAATATCTAACTCATAACATGCCTCAGAGCCCGCCATATTCTCCCATCTATCCATCAGATCACTACAGCAAGCAGAGAATGCCGGCAACATTCGCTGCAAAATTGATGAGGATAAACATTTTGGTATGAATCAAACTGGAAACAGGACGGATGGATGCACTTCCAAGATGTTCCGTTTGGGTGTTGTGCAGAACAGTGAGTCAATCACCTTTAGCTTCTCCGCATGGAAAGCAGGATTCAGAATCCTCCTATGTTTGACCCACTTTTCGCCTTCGTACACAGCGAGGCCTCTGGCGAAGAACCGGGCGAGGGGGTTCTGGTTCGGCTTCCCGAAGTGGCCGAACTTATTTGATAGAACCTCCCTCACCAGCTCCGGATCCTTGATGTTCACTTGCGGCACTGGCCCGAACCATGTGAATGATATCTTACCTGCATGCACAAGAACAAGATCGAGTTCTAACAATTGGAGCTCGTGCCCAGGCGATGAAGacaacagaggaggaggaggaggaagcgctTACCGTACGCGTCCATGGCGCGATGAAAAAAAGGGAGAAGGCGAGGGATGATGTTGTGGGCGAGGGGCATGGGCTTGGCGCGGGCCTCCTCTCTCAACCGCGCGGTCTCCTTGACGTCGCCGTAGGGGAAGCCGTATGGGGTGCCGTTGAGCCCCTGTGCCCGGAGCGCGCGCTCCAGCCGCCTCGGCCTCCACCACGCCCAGTTGAGCACCCGCAAGGCCCACGCCAGAAACAGCAGCCCGGCCACGCCCCATCCCAAGCTCCACAGCACGTCCGCCGCCAGGAACTCGGCCATGGCCACGGACGATCGTATGGGCGGAGCCTCTAGCAAACTGGACTTTATGGCAACAAAAAGGGCGGAGAGTTCGGGAGAGATGATTTCACCGATTACGTACGAGAGCTTCGTGGCCATCGACGACGGCC of Musa acuminata AAA Group cultivar baxijiao chromosome BXJ2-3, Cavendish_Baxijiao_AAA, whole genome shotgun sequence contains these proteins:
- the LOC135608537 gene encoding cytochrome P450 CYP72A616-like; the protein is MAEFLAADVLWSLGWGVAGLLFLAWALRVLNWAWWRPRRLERALRAQGLNGTPYGFPYGDVKETARLREEARAKPMPLAHNIIPRLLPFFHRAMDAYGKISFTWFGPVPQVNIKDPELVREVLSNKFGHFGKPNQNPLARFFARGLAVYEGEKWVKHRRILNPAFHAEKLKRMLPAFSACCSDLMDRWENMAGSEACYELDIWPELQSFTGDVISRTAFGSSYEEGRPIFQLQAEQAELLIQVVQNLYVPGYRFLPTPKNKRIKAIDREIRSILRGIIKKREQDIKTGKASNDDLLGLLMESNMKHLQEDGNKNAGMTTEDVIEECKLFYFAGQETTSVLLTWTMICLSMHPTWQVRAREEVLRVFGDNKPDLDGLSHLKIVTMILYEVLRLYPPAILLQRQTYKTMKLGDVVYPPGVLLLLHVIFVHHDPNLWGKDASEFNPERFAEGVSRASNEQVAFFPFGGGPRICIGQNFALLEAKMGLSMILQHFSFDLSPSYAHAPHTVFTLHPQHGAQIRLRKLSSTNTDEIAGKICV